A region of Flavobacterium indicum GPTSA100-9 = DSM 17447 DNA encodes the following proteins:
- a CDS encoding alpha/beta fold hydrolase: MLHSRIEGEGKPFLIIHGFLGMSDNWKSLSQQFAELGYQVHSLDMRNHGKSFHSDDFNYDVMTEDVKEYINHYQLNDIVLLGHSMGGKIAMLFAAKYPNFIKKLIVADIGPKYYAPHHQTILAALNAVDFSLKPTRNEVEELLSRFIQDFGTRQFLLKNLYWKEPGQLAFRFNLKVFNEKINEIGAALPFDKTFNGKVLFLRGDKSDYILDSDFETIYYHFPEAKILTISNAGHWLHAENPKDFFYEVKNFLG; encoded by the coding sequence TTGTTGCATTCTAGGATTGAAGGAGAGGGGAAGCCATTTTTAATTATACATGGTTTTTTAGGAATGTCTGATAATTGGAAGTCATTAAGTCAGCAATTTGCTGAATTAGGCTATCAGGTGCATAGTTTAGACATGCGCAATCATGGAAAGAGTTTTCATAGTGATGATTTTAACTATGATGTCATGACAGAGGATGTAAAAGAATACATTAATCATTATCAATTAAATGATATTGTTTTGTTGGGGCACTCTATGGGTGGAAAAATCGCCATGTTGTTTGCAGCAAAATACCCAAACTTTATTAAAAAGTTAATTGTTGCAGATATTGGTCCGAAATATTATGCCCCGCATCATCAAACAATTTTAGCGGCATTAAATGCTGTTGATTTTTCATTGAAACCTACAAGAAATGAAGTGGAGGAGTTGCTGTCTAGATTTATTCAAGATTTTGGAACCCGACAATTTTTATTAAAAAATTTATATTGGAAAGAACCGGGTCAATTGGCTTTTCGATTTAATTTGAAAGTGTTTAATGAAAAAATTAATGAAATAGGAGCTGCTTTGCCGTTTGATAAAACTTTTAATGGAAAAGTACTTTTCTTAAGAGGTGATAAGTCTGATTATATTTTAGATAGTGATTTTGAAACAATTTATTATCATTTTCCTGAAGCTAAAATACTAACAATTTCAAACGCTGGACATTGGTTGCATGCAGAAAATCCAAAGGACTTTTTTTACGAAGTTAAAAATTTTCTAGGCTAA
- a CDS encoding phage holin family protein — protein sequence MKGFLIKLLISTILIIVISHFLGIQVQDFTSAIVTAVVLSLLNTFIKPVLVVLTIPVTFFTLGLFLLVINTLMVLTTDYFVDGFKVPSFFTAFLFSIILSISQSVLNKIFVD from the coding sequence ATGAAGGGTTTTTTAATTAAATTATTAATTTCAACAATATTAATTATTGTTATTTCTCATTTTTTAGGTATTCAAGTTCAAGATTTTACTTCAGCTATTGTAACCGCTGTAGTGTTGTCGTTATTGAATACATTCATTAAACCAGTTTTAGTTGTTTTAACAATTCCAGTGACTTTTTTTACACTAGGATTGTTTTTATTAGTTATTAATACACTGATGGTTTTAACAACAGATTATTTTGTTGATGGTTTTAAAGTGCCAAGTTTCTTTACTGCATTTTTATTCAGTATAATCTTGTCTATTAGTCAGTCTGTTTTAAATAAAATTTTTGTTGATTAA
- a CDS encoding pyridoxine 5'-phosphate synthase, translating into MTKLSVNINKIATLRNSRGGNVPNLLQVAKDVQKFGAHGVTVHPRPDERHIRYQDARDLKDVVYTEYNIEGNPQHNFIDLVLECKPTQVTLVPDAIGALTSNAGWDTITHKHYLKEVIAEFKRNGIRTSIFVDPVVAMVEGAMETGTDRIELYTESFAHEYGLGNFKGIEPYVAAAIKANELGLGINAGHDLSLDNIKFFKENIPGLLEVSIGHALICESLYLGLENVVNMYLQKMK; encoded by the coding sequence ATGACTAAATTATCAGTTAATATTAATAAAATAGCAACATTAAGAAATTCAAGAGGAGGAAATGTTCCAAATTTATTGCAGGTAGCTAAAGATGTTCAAAAATTTGGTGCACATGGAGTAACGGTTCATCCAAGACCGGATGAAAGACATATCCGCTATCAAGACGCGAGAGATTTAAAAGATGTGGTTTATACCGAATACAATATAGAAGGTAATCCGCAACATAATTTTATTGATTTAGTTTTGGAATGTAAACCTACACAAGTTACTTTGGTTCCTGATGCCATTGGTGCATTGACTTCAAATGCTGGTTGGGATACAATAACACACAAACATTATTTAAAAGAGGTTATTGCTGAATTTAAAAGAAATGGTATACGAACATCGATTTTTGTTGATCCTGTTGTAGCGATGGTGGAAGGCGCTATGGAAACTGGAACAGATAGAATTGAATTGTATACTGAAAGTTTTGCTCATGAATATGGCTTAGGAAATTTCAAAGGAATTGAGCCTTATGTAGCAGCGGCAATTAAAGCTAATGAATTGGGTCTTGGAATTAATGCAGGTCATGATTTAAGCTTGGATAATATTAAATTCTTTAAAGAGAATATCCCAGGCTTGTTAGAGGTGTCAATTGGTCATGCCTTAATTTGTGAATCCTTGTATTTAGGATTGGAAAATGTAGTGAATATGTATTTGCAAAAAATGAAATAA
- the clpP gene encoding ATP-dependent Clp endopeptidase proteolytic subunit ClpP yields MNFGKEFKKYATKHHGVNSIYYDKIVSKITPIGQPIGMTPYIMEERQLNVSQLDVFSRLMMDRIIFLGTGIDDQIANIVQAQLLFLASVDAAKDIQIYINSPGGGVYAGLGIYDTMQFIKPDVATICTGMAASMGAVLLCAGADGKRSALPHSRVMIHQPLGGAQGQASDIEITTREILKLKTELYEIISKHSGQTMEKVTHDSDRDYWMIASEAKEYGMIDEVLIR; encoded by the coding sequence ATGAATTTCGGAAAAGAATTTAAAAAGTATGCTACAAAACACCATGGTGTTAATAGTATTTATTATGATAAAATCGTTAGCAAAATTACCCCAATTGGACAGCCTATTGGTATGACGCCATATATTATGGAAGAGCGTCAATTGAATGTATCACAGTTGGATGTTTTTTCAAGATTAATGATGGATAGAATTATTTTCTTGGGAACAGGTATTGATGATCAAATAGCTAATATTGTTCAAGCGCAGTTGTTGTTTTTGGCTAGTGTTGATGCAGCAAAAGATATACAAATTTATATTAATTCGCCAGGTGGTGGTGTTTATGCTGGTTTGGGAATTTATGATACTATGCAATTTATTAAACCTGATGTAGCAACTATTTGTACTGGAATGGCTGCTTCAATGGGAGCAGTATTATTATGTGCTGGAGCAGATGGCAAAAGAAGTGCATTGCCACATAGTAGAGTCATGATTCATCAGCCATTAGGTGGGGCTCAAGGACAAGCATCTGATATAGAGATTACTACAAGAGAGATTTTGAAATTAAAGACTGAATTGTATGAAATTATTTCGAAACATTCTGGTCAAACTATGGAGAAAGTAACTCACGATAGTGATAGAGATTATTGGATGATTGCTTCTGAGGCAAAAGAGTACGGAATGATTGATGAAGTATTAATTAGATAA
- a CDS encoding OmpP1/FadL family transporter has translation MRKLFSLSLMTLVSASMFAGGYRVSIQGQKQLAMGHTGVAVVNSAEVAFFNPAGMSFLDKKFNLSVGANALFAKTRFQNSTYNWQAGTDNLGTPFSVYATYKLKDWVSVGLAVYTPYGSAVEWDKGWQGAHLVNSIDLQAIFVQPTVSFKIGDVFSVGGGPIYANGSVTFNRNVTTNPLLGDTNVNLEAKGITAWGYNVGFMFKPMKEITLGFDYRSEITMEARGGSANYQRNNIANLNPAFTDGTFDADLPLPAEITAGISFKPNDKWLFAFDFNHTKWSVYKALDITIRNQNSTPVFSENLRNYKNSNTYRLGAQYKASNKFTVRGGWYFDESPVQDGYFAPETPRNDSNGYTGGLTYQVNDKLGIDVSFLYLHFDQTDNSYDYYDDPTTTSGYTSFGGTYKSSVFSPGIGITYGF, from the coding sequence ATGAGAAAATTATTTTCTTTATCATTAATGACTTTAGTTTCTGCTTCTATGTTCGCTGGAGGATATAGAGTAAGTATTCAGGGTCAGAAACAATTAGCTATGGGGCATACCGGGGTAGCTGTTGTTAATAGTGCGGAGGTTGCGTTTTTCAATCCTGCAGGTATGTCTTTCTTAGATAAGAAATTTAACTTATCAGTAGGGGCAAATGCTTTATTTGCTAAAACTAGATTCCAAAACTCTACCTATAATTGGCAAGCAGGAACAGATAACTTAGGTACTCCGTTCAGTGTATATGCTACTTATAAGCTTAAAGATTGGGTTTCTGTTGGTTTAGCTGTTTATACACCTTATGGTTCTGCTGTTGAATGGGATAAAGGATGGCAAGGTGCGCATTTAGTTAATAGTATCGATTTACAAGCAATTTTTGTACAACCAACGGTGTCTTTTAAAATTGGAGATGTATTCAGTGTGGGTGGGGGACCTATTTATGCTAATGGATCTGTAACTTTTAACAGAAATGTAACAACTAATCCATTGTTAGGAGATACAAATGTAAATCTTGAAGCAAAAGGAATTACAGCTTGGGGTTATAACGTAGGTTTTATGTTTAAACCTATGAAAGAAATTACATTAGGTTTTGATTACCGTTCGGAAATTACTATGGAAGCAAGAGGAGGTTCTGCAAATTATCAAAGAAATAATATTGCTAATTTAAATCCTGCGTTCACAGATGGTACTTTTGATGCAGATTTACCATTACCAGCTGAAATTACTGCGGGTATTTCATTCAAACCAAATGATAAATGGTTGTTCGCTTTTGATTTCAACCATACAAAATGGAGTGTTTACAAAGCTTTAGATATTACAATTCGCAATCAAAATTCTACGCCAGTTTTCTCTGAAAATTTAAGAAATTATAAAAATTCGAATACTTATCGTTTAGGAGCGCAATACAAAGCATCAAATAAATTTACAGTTAGAGGAGGTTGGTATTTCGATGAAAGCCCAGTTCAAGATGGCTACTTTGCACCAGAAACACCAAGAAACGATTCTAATGGTTATACAGGTGGTTTAACTTATCAAGTTAATGATAAATTAGGAATTGATGTTTCGTTCTTATACTTACACTTTGACCAAACAGACAATTCTTATGATTATTATGATGATCCAACAACTACTTCAGGATATACTTCATTCGGTGGTACGTACAAATCATCAGTGTTTTCTCCAGGTATTGGTATAACTTATGGATTCTAA
- a CDS encoding OmpA family protein → MKKKFLFLSITALLSLYVTAQEPKRSEKMDSINEIINKNTKGVRFTLNTVNVNSELSEIGTSFFKNKFIILSNKKRRHYETTMNEETKTPNNNLYCVNVDSTGNLSFPLLFSSAIDSKDNEGTIAFSPDENSVFFTQTSKDKPNVYKLYKATLDVNSEKYWTNITELKLMDDQYSIETPFVSNDGKKLFFSSNIPGGYGGFDLYEVAILENGDLGTPMNLGSKINTKEDEKFPFVSDDNKYLFFSSKGHTNLGGYDVFRSSISEDGYQTAFNLGNTLNSRKDEVAFVVVNDSKGYVSSDKTATDGNFDIFRYNLKMAPNTVSKLLTVEKTSGIPLPNTKVTIKNEFGKVLADGKTDANGNISVIYNPLTIYNVEVEKEGYEPFTKQMISGDFFNDSKIELNQKKAIVTTTEIKIEPIYFDFNKATIKAESTLSLNKIVDVLNANKEMSISIFAHTDNKGSDEYNKTLSEKRAKSTYDYLVKKGINKNRLKFIGMGETQPLVNCTTCTAEEDQLNRRTEFKINKP, encoded by the coding sequence ATGAAAAAAAAATTTTTATTTTTGAGTATCACTGCTTTATTAAGTTTATATGTAACTGCTCAAGAACCTAAGCGTTCTGAAAAAATGGATTCTATTAATGAAATCATCAATAAAAACACAAAAGGTGTACGATTCACTTTAAACACAGTAAATGTAAACTCCGAATTATCTGAAATAGGAACTTCTTTTTTTAAGAATAAATTCATAATACTATCCAATAAAAAAAGAAGACATTACGAAACAACTATGAATGAGGAGACAAAAACTCCTAACAACAATTTATATTGTGTAAACGTAGATAGTACAGGAAACTTATCATTTCCACTATTGTTTTCTTCTGCAATTGATTCCAAAGACAACGAAGGAACTATTGCCTTTTCTCCTGATGAAAATTCAGTGTTTTTCACCCAAACATCTAAAGACAAACCAAATGTATATAAATTATACAAAGCCACCTTGGATGTAAACTCTGAAAAATATTGGACGAATATAACTGAATTAAAACTTATGGATGATCAATATTCAATTGAAACTCCATTTGTATCAAATGATGGTAAAAAATTATTTTTCTCGTCAAATATTCCAGGTGGATACGGCGGATTTGATTTGTATGAAGTTGCCATATTAGAAAATGGCGATTTAGGAACACCAATGAATTTAGGTTCAAAAATCAACACTAAAGAAGACGAGAAATTCCCTTTTGTATCTGATGATAACAAATATTTATTTTTCTCTTCTAAAGGACACACTAATTTAGGCGGATATGATGTATTTAGATCTTCAATTTCAGAAGATGGATACCAAACTGCTTTTAATTTAGGAAATACGTTAAATTCAAGAAAAGATGAAGTAGCATTTGTAGTAGTTAATGACAGTAAAGGCTATGTATCATCAGACAAAACCGCTACTGATGGAAATTTTGATATTTTTAGATACAATCTAAAGATGGCCCCTAATACTGTTTCTAAATTATTAACTGTAGAAAAAACATCGGGCATTCCATTACCAAACACTAAAGTTACTATTAAAAATGAATTTGGTAAAGTATTAGCCGATGGAAAAACAGATGCAAATGGTAATATTTCTGTAATTTACAATCCATTGACCATCTATAATGTTGAAGTTGAAAAAGAAGGTTATGAACCTTTCACAAAACAAATGATCTCTGGAGACTTTTTCAACGACAGTAAGATTGAGTTAAATCAGAAAAAAGCAATTGTTACAACTACTGAAATTAAAATTGAACCTATTTATTTTGATTTTAATAAAGCAACAATCAAAGCTGAATCAACACTTTCTTTAAATAAAATTGTTGATGTCTTAAATGCAAATAAAGAAATGAGTATTTCAATTTTTGCTCATACAGACAACAAAGGTTCAGACGAATACAACAAGACATTATCTGAAAAAAGAGCTAAATCAACTTATGATTATTTAGTTAAAAAAGGAATCAATAAAAATCGTTTAAAATTTATTGGTATGGGAGAAACGCAGCCGCTAGTGAATTGTACAACTTGTACAGCTGAAGAAGACCAATTAAATAGAAGAACGGAGTTTAAAATAAACAAACCGTAA
- a CDS encoding SGNH/GDSL hydrolase family protein, giving the protein MKNKYILLSALAIGFASCEPEFDNAVDANYSSGEANFSTYVAVGNSLTAGYMDGTVSRGSQENSYPHLLSQQFALVGGGEFTQPSYADDVNNLGGLMLGGNPIGNTRLVIDASQGRPENIAGTSTIEVSNLQAKAYNNMGVPGAKSFHLLAPGYGNLAGVALGQANPYFVRHATTPTATVLGDAMSKSPTFFTNWIGSNDVLAYATNGGAASNGTSAAADHNSTGNTDVTTYGSNDITNSGVFANVYSTIINTLTTNGAKGVVCTIPSVTSIPYFTTVPYAPIPDATINANPQVGLLTQLYQFLAVATNGRVSPLNLTDGMPNPILINDVELTDLSAQISAFATGSGNPLLVSNAATLGALYGRARQTTSADLVVLPASSVIGTTSANPSPFNIQGLTQPMANKWVLTASEKAKVAAATTAYNNAIISIANAKNTAAGKTIIAVADMNAVMNQLVSGIRSENGSLYTANYFSGSATEGAVLFSLDGVHPNARGYAVIANEIIKVINRDFKANLPLKNASYYPGINIVPSN; this is encoded by the coding sequence ATGAAAAATAAATATATTTTATTATCAGCTTTAGCAATTGGTTTTGCAAGCTGTGAGCCAGAATTTGACAATGCAGTAGATGCAAATTATTCTTCTGGAGAAGCTAATTTCTCAACGTATGTTGCTGTTGGTAATTCATTAACAGCAGGTTATATGGATGGTACGGTTTCTAGAGGTAGTCAAGAAAATTCTTACCCTCATTTGTTATCACAACAATTTGCATTAGTAGGAGGTGGTGAATTTACGCAGCCTTCTTACGCAGACGATGTGAATAATTTAGGAGGATTAATGTTGGGTGGTAATCCAATTGGAAATACGCGTCTAGTTATTGATGCTTCTCAAGGGCGTCCTGAAAATATTGCAGGGACATCAACTATTGAGGTGTCTAATTTACAAGCTAAAGCATATAATAATATGGGTGTGCCTGGTGCAAAATCATTCCATTTATTAGCGCCTGGGTATGGAAACTTAGCAGGTGTAGCTTTAGGTCAAGCAAATCCTTATTTTGTGAGACACGCTACAACTCCAACAGCAACTGTTTTAGGTGATGCTATGTCTAAAAGTCCAACGTTCTTTACCAATTGGATTGGTTCAAATGATGTGTTAGCTTATGCAACAAACGGTGGTGCTGCTAGTAATGGAACTTCAGCTGCAGCTGATCACAATAGTACGGGAAATACAGATGTAACAACTTATGGAAGTAATGATATTACTAATAGTGGTGTGTTTGCAAATGTGTATTCAACAATTATTAACACTTTAACTACAAATGGAGCTAAAGGTGTGGTTTGTACAATTCCAAGTGTAACTTCTATTCCTTATTTTACAACAGTTCCATATGCACCAATCCCAGATGCAACTATCAATGCAAATCCACAAGTTGGCTTATTGACTCAGTTGTATCAGTTTTTAGCTGTAGCTACAAATGGAAGAGTTTCTCCGTTAAATTTAACGGATGGAATGCCTAATCCTATATTAATTAATGATGTAGAATTAACTGATTTAAGTGCTCAAATTTCTGCATTTGCAACAGGTTCTGGAAATCCATTGTTAGTTTCTAATGCTGCGACTTTAGGGGCATTATACGGTAGAGCTAGACAAACTACTTCGGCTGATTTAGTTGTTTTACCAGCTTCTTCAGTTATAGGTACTACATCTGCAAATCCTTCTCCATTTAATATTCAAGGTTTAACACAACCAATGGCAAATAAATGGGTATTAACTGCTTCAGAAAAAGCAAAAGTTGCTGCTGCTACAACAGCTTATAACAATGCTATTATTTCAATTGCTAATGCTAAAAATACGGCTGCTGGAAAAACTATTATTGCGGTTGCCGATATGAATGCGGTAATGAATCAGTTAGTTTCTGGAATTAGATCTGAAAATGGTTCTCTATATACAGCAAACTACTTTAGTGGATCTGCAACGGAAGGGGCGGTGTTGTTTTCATTAGATGGGGTGCATCCTAATGCAAGAGGATATGCTGTTATTGCTAATGAGATTATTAAAGTAATCAACCGTGATTTTAAAGCAAACTTACCGTTGAAAAATGCTTCTTATTATCCTGGAATTAATATTGTTCCTTCAAACTAA
- a CDS encoding CBS domain-containing protein produces MTTIKDFINNQVEPLQSNDSIIDVQNMFLDFEYTHFPIMEREVFIGSIGRDEAEMYPTSDSINEHKYGLHRFFVRNNMNWFDVFEEFSKNNTNILPILDEKNQYIGFYELDDVLHFLNETTFIKENGGIIVIEKGTNDFTISQISQIVESNDAKILGLFISNSNEETTQITLKITQSNFNEIIQTFRRYNYTILSEHQEDSYLNSLKERSDYLDKYLSI; encoded by the coding sequence ATGACAACTATTAAAGATTTTATCAATAATCAAGTCGAACCCCTACAATCAAACGACTCAATTATTGATGTACAAAATATGTTTTTAGATTTTGAATACACGCATTTTCCAATAATGGAAAGAGAAGTGTTTATCGGATCTATTGGAAGAGATGAGGCCGAAATGTATCCTACAAGTGATTCAATCAATGAACATAAATATGGTTTACACCGTTTTTTTGTGAGAAACAACATGAATTGGTTTGATGTTTTTGAAGAATTTTCTAAAAACAACACCAATATTTTACCCATACTAGACGAAAAAAATCAATACATTGGCTTTTATGAATTAGACGATGTACTACATTTTTTAAATGAAACCACTTTCATAAAAGAAAACGGTGGAATTATAGTAATAGAAAAAGGCACCAATGATTTTACTATTAGTCAAATCTCTCAAATAGTTGAAAGCAATGACGCTAAAATATTAGGTTTATTTATTTCTAACTCAAATGAAGAAACCACTCAAATTACTTTAAAAATAACCCAAAGTAATTTTAATGAAATTATTCAAACTTTTAGAAGATACAATTATACTATATTATCAGAACACCAAGAAGACTCTTACTTAAACAGTTTAAAAGAACGTTCGGATTATTTAGATAAATATTTAAGCATCTAA
- the tig gene encoding trigger factor — translation MNITREQVDALNAIVKVAITKEDYTEKVEKVLADYRKNASIPGFRKGAVPMSLIKKQYEKAVMADEVNKLLQDSLNNYLVEEKLDILGNPLPKMTEDFSWDAEQLTFEFELGLAPDFKVDLAAKNNVVEYKIIADEALLNEQVERIQKQYGKLIPQDVVAEGNEVKGTFTNEEKGINNTTVVTGDIFKDKKAAKALIGKKIGDVVTFKTKGLFDDDHKLMDYLRVAHDDVHGLDIEVNFTIEGIDAVEKAELNQELFDKLFGEGVVKSVEDLKAKIKEDAEAQFAQQADQKFLNDVTDFLIESTKFDLPAEFLKRWIQTVGENPLTAEQAEEEFAKSEKGLRYQLIENKVITENDLQIKFEELKDFTAGLIKSQMAQFGQLNPSDEEVDGIVARVLSNQDEIKRISDQVMSQKMISLFRDKVKAKSKEVNYQDFIKAMYGEN, via the coding sequence ATGAATATTACAAGAGAGCAGGTAGATGCGTTAAATGCAATTGTAAAAGTTGCAATCACTAAAGAAGATTATACTGAAAAAGTAGAAAAAGTATTAGCGGATTACAGAAAAAATGCTTCAATTCCTGGATTTAGAAAAGGTGCTGTTCCTATGAGCTTAATTAAAAAGCAATATGAAAAAGCAGTAATGGCTGATGAAGTTAACAAACTTTTACAAGATTCATTAAACAATTATTTAGTTGAAGAAAAATTAGATATTTTAGGTAATCCGTTACCAAAAATGACTGAAGATTTTTCTTGGGATGCTGAACAATTGACTTTTGAATTTGAATTAGGTTTAGCTCCTGATTTTAAAGTTGATTTAGCTGCAAAAAATAATGTAGTAGAATACAAAATCATTGCAGATGAAGCTTTATTAAACGAACAAGTTGAAAGAATTCAAAAACAATATGGTAAATTAATTCCTCAAGATGTAGTTGCTGAAGGTAATGAAGTAAAAGGAACATTTACTAACGAAGAAAAAGGAATCAATAACACTACTGTTGTTACAGGAGATATTTTTAAAGATAAAAAAGCTGCCAAAGCATTAATCGGTAAAAAAATTGGTGATGTTGTAACTTTTAAAACAAAAGGATTATTTGATGATGATCATAAATTAATGGATTATTTAAGAGTTGCTCATGACGATGTTCATGGTTTAGATATTGAAGTTAATTTTACAATTGAAGGTATTGATGCTGTTGAAAAAGCAGAATTAAATCAAGAATTGTTTGACAAATTGTTTGGCGAAGGAGTTGTTAAATCTGTTGAAGATTTAAAAGCTAAAATAAAAGAAGATGCCGAAGCACAATTTGCTCAACAAGCAGATCAAAAATTCTTAAATGATGTTACTGATTTCTTAATTGAATCAACTAAATTCGATTTACCTGCAGAATTCTTAAAAAGATGGATTCAAACAGTTGGTGAAAATCCATTAACAGCAGAACAAGCGGAAGAAGAATTCGCTAAATCTGAAAAAGGATTACGTTATCAATTAATCGAAAATAAAGTAATCACAGAAAATGATTTACAAATTAAATTTGAAGAATTAAAAGATTTTACTGCTGGTTTAATTAAATCTCAAATGGCTCAATTTGGTCAATTGAACCCATCTGACGAAGAAGTAGATGGAATTGTAGCAAGAGTTTTATCAAATCAAGATGAAATTAAGAGAATTTCAGATCAAGTGATGAGTCAAAAAATGATTAGTTTATTTAGAGATAAAGTTAAAGCTAAATCTAAAGAAGTAAACTATCAAGATTTCATCAAAGCTATGTATGGAGAAAACTAA
- the clpX gene encoding ATP-dependent Clp protease ATP-binding subunit ClpX: MAKEILECSFCGRKKPETNLLIAGINSHICDRCIEQAHGIVVEELKESMGAEAFNDLVLRKPKEIKAFLDEYVIGQEQTKKVLSVAVYNHYKRLMQTVKNDEVEIEKSNILVVGQTGTGKTLVAKTIAKMLNVPLAIVDATILTEAGYVGEDVESILTRLLQAADYDVAKAERGIVFIDEIDKIARKSDNPSITRDVSGEGVQQALLKLLEGSVVNVPPKGGRKHPDQKFVEVNTQNILFIAGGAFDGIERIISKRLNRQAIGFSSALASELIDKENLLQYIIPKDVKEFGLIPEIIGRMPVLSHMDPLDATTLRAILTEPKNALIKQYQKLFEMDGVDFSIENDALDFIVEKALEYKLGARGLRSLCEAILTDAMFELPSSSEKELNVTKDFASKTLDKNLLQKLQVAS, from the coding sequence ATGGCAAAAGAAATATTAGAATGTTCGTTTTGTGGAAGAAAAAAGCCAGAAACTAATTTGTTAATTGCTGGAATTAATTCACACATCTGTGATCGTTGTATTGAGCAAGCGCATGGAATTGTAGTGGAAGAATTGAAGGAATCAATGGGGGCAGAAGCTTTTAATGATTTAGTGCTTCGAAAACCAAAAGAAATTAAAGCTTTTTTAGATGAATATGTAATCGGTCAGGAGCAAACCAAAAAAGTGCTTAGTGTGGCTGTTTACAATCATTATAAAAGATTAATGCAGACGGTTAAAAATGATGAGGTTGAAATTGAAAAGAGTAATATTTTAGTTGTAGGTCAAACAGGTACTGGGAAAACATTAGTTGCTAAAACTATTGCTAAAATGTTGAATGTTCCGCTAGCAATTGTTGATGCTACTATTTTAACTGAAGCAGGTTATGTAGGTGAAGATGTGGAAAGTATTTTAACTCGTTTGTTACAAGCTGCCGATTACGATGTAGCTAAAGCGGAAAGAGGAATTGTATTTATTGATGAGATTGATAAAATTGCCCGTAAGAGTGATAATCCATCAATTACTAGAGATGTATCTGGAGAAGGTGTGCAACAAGCATTATTGAAGCTATTGGAAGGTTCGGTTGTAAATGTTCCGCCAAAAGGAGGTAGAAAGCATCCTGATCAAAAGTTTGTTGAGGTAAATACTCAAAATATTTTGTTTATTGCTGGTGGTGCTTTTGATGGAATTGAGCGTATTATTTCAAAACGTTTAAATAGACAAGCTATTGGATTTAGTTCTGCTTTAGCTTCTGAATTGATCGATAAAGAAAATTTACTTCAGTATATTATTCCTAAAGATGTAAAAGAGTTTGGGTTAATTCCAGAAATTATTGGTAGAATGCCTGTTCTTTCGCATATGGATCCATTAGACGCCACAACTTTGAGAGCTATTTTAACAGAGCCAAAGAATGCTTTAATAAAGCAATATCAAAAATTATTTGAAATGGACGGTGTTGATTTTTCTATTGAGAATGATGCATTAGATTTTATAGTTGAAAAAGCGTTAGAGTATAAATTAGGTGCCAGAGGATTACGTTCGTTGTGTGAAGCTATTTTAACAGATGCTATGTTTGAATTGCCAAGTTCAAGTGAAAAAGAGTTGAATGTAACTAAAGATTTTGCTTCTAAAACATTAGATAAAAATTTATTACAAAAATTACAAGTGGCTTCTTAA